The following coding sequences are from one Buchnera aphidicola (Nippolachnus piri) window:
- a CDS encoding peroxiredoxin, with product MILTSQKAPNFIASAILPNQEIIHNFDMFDYTKKKYVILFFWPMDFTFVCPSELLEFNILYSEFQKRNVCILGISIDSVYTHQAWLNTPLKNGGIGKMKYPLISDINRTIQTAYGIEHPNLGIALRASFIIDKNHIIRHQSINDLPIGRNIHELIRIIDALKFYENSGDVCPANWTPGAIGIKASTQGIKKYLTKKYINN from the coding sequence ATGATATTAACTTCACAAAAAGCCCCTAATTTTATAGCCTCCGCAATATTACCAAATCAAGAAATTATTCACAATTTCGATATGTTTGATTATACTAAAAAAAAATATGTTATATTATTCTTTTGGCCTATGGATTTTACTTTTGTATGTCCTTCAGAATTATTAGAATTTAATATTTTATATTCAGAATTTCAAAAAAGAAATGTATGTATATTAGGAATATCTATAGATTCCGTATACACACATCAAGCTTGGTTAAATACACCCTTAAAAAACGGTGGAATAGGAAAGATGAAGTATCCTTTAATTTCTGATATTAATCGTACTATTCAAACTGCTTATGGAATTGAACATCCAAATTTAGGGATTGCATTAAGAGCATCTTTTATAATAGACAAAAATCATATTATAAGACATCAATCAATTAATGATCTTCCTATAGGAAGAAACATTCATGAATTAATTCGTATTATTGATGCATTAAAATTTTATGAAAATTCAGGTGATGTCTGTCCAGCAAATTGGACACCAGGAGCGATAGGTATTAAAGCTTCAACTCAAGGAATCAAAAAATATCTCACAAAAAAATATATAAATAATTAA
- the thrC gene encoding threonine synthase, with translation MRLYNLKDSHEEVSFSKAVQLGLGKKQGLFFPLELPKLNTQTLTDLMNLNFIDRSTKILSYFLHDEISSKDLKNIVKKSFSFQKPILKSISKNIACLELFHGPTLAFKDFGARFMANILQFLNVKNTPMTILTATSGDTGAAVAHAFYKMKNIRVIILYPNKKISTLQEKLFCTLGNNIYTIAINGSFDDCQNLVKKAFNDQDLKKKIILTSANSINISRLLAQICYYFEAFSKTPFEYHKKLIISVPCGNFGNLTAGLLAKSLGLPIKNFIAATNSNNTVPNFLKTGIWNPKKTISTISNAMDISRPNNWPRVKELFLKKKWSLKSLKYGSVSERNTKNTLKKLYNLGYISEPHAAIAYYLLKKKIKKTDYGLFFGTAHPTKFKNIVENILKINLKLPEILKKYNKKKMLSHFMKPNFEKLKKILLEKF, from the coding sequence ATGAGATTATACAATTTAAAAGATTCTCATGAAGAAGTATCTTTTTCAAAAGCAGTTCAATTAGGTTTAGGAAAAAAACAAGGATTATTTTTTCCTTTAGAACTCCCAAAATTAAATACTCAAACATTAACAGATCTTATGAACCTAAATTTCATTGATCGTAGTACAAAAATATTATCTTATTTTCTTCATGACGAAATTTCTTCAAAAGATCTAAAAAATATTGTAAAAAAATCTTTTTCATTTCAAAAACCAATTTTAAAATCTATTTCAAAAAATATAGCATGTTTAGAATTATTTCACGGTCCAACTTTAGCTTTTAAAGATTTTGGAGCGAGATTCATGGCAAATATATTACAATTTTTAAATGTTAAAAATACTCCTATGACCATTTTAACAGCAACTTCAGGGGATACAGGAGCCGCTGTGGCGCATGCTTTTTATAAAATGAAAAACATAAGAGTAATCATATTATATCCAAACAAAAAAATAAGCACACTTCAAGAAAAATTATTCTGTACGTTAGGAAATAATATTTATACTATTGCAATTAATGGAAGTTTTGATGATTGTCAAAATCTTGTAAAAAAAGCATTTAATGATCAAGACTTAAAAAAAAAAATTATATTAACTTCCGCAAACTCCATTAACATCAGTCGATTATTAGCTCAAATTTGCTATTATTTTGAAGCATTTTCAAAAACTCCCTTCGAATACCATAAAAAATTAATTATTTCAGTTCCTTGTGGAAATTTTGGAAATTTAACAGCAGGATTATTAGCTAAATCTTTAGGATTACCAATCAAAAATTTTATTGCTGCAACAAATTCTAATAATACAGTTCCTAATTTTTTAAAAACTGGAATTTGGAATCCTAAAAAAACAATTTCTACCATTTCAAATGCAATGGATATTAGTCGCCCTAATAATTGGCCTCGTGTAAAAGAATTATTTCTAAAAAAAAAATGGTCACTAAAATCACTTAAATACGGAAGTGTTTCAGAAAGAAATACTAAAAATACATTAAAAAAATTATATAATTTAGGATATATTTCAGAACCACATGCCGCAATTGCATATTATTTATTAAAAAAAAAAATTAAAAAAACAGATTATGGCTTATTTTTTGGTACAGCTCATCCAACAAAATTTAAAAATATTGTAGAAAATATTTTAAAAATAAATTTAAAATTACCTGAAATTTTAAAAAAATACAATAAAAAAAAAATGTTATCTCATTTCATGAAACCTAATTTTGAAAAATTAAAAAAAATTTTATTAGAAAAATTTTAA
- the thrB gene encoding homoserine kinase, whose protein sequence is MIKIYAPASIGNIGVGFDILGAAITPINNSLLGDCVTIKPSNKLEIYNIGEFSYQLPKNFQKNIIYKTWKIFCKILKKKIPITIILEKNLPIGSGLGSSASSIVASTLALNKFFETKLSKKKLLKIMGKLEGYISGSIHYDNVSPSFLGGVQLIINKKKISQKIPIFKNWLWIIAWPGVQLSTSISRDILPHRYSREICVQQNRNLSTFIHALYTKQEKLALKMMKDLIAEPYRIPLLKKFDIVKKNLLKIGAKTCHISGSGPTIFSICNNSEIAEISQIWLKKNFLENKKGFVYICKINNNGAIQLR, encoded by the coding sequence ATGATAAAAATTTATGCGCCTGCTTCTATTGGAAATATTGGTGTAGGATTTGACATTCTTGGTGCCGCTATTACCCCAATAAATAATTCTTTACTAGGTGACTGCGTAACAATTAAACCATCAAATAAATTAGAAATCTATAATATTGGAGAATTTTCTTATCAATTACCTAAAAATTTTCAAAAAAATATTATTTATAAAACTTGGAAAATTTTTTGTAAAATATTAAAAAAAAAAATTCCAATTACAATTATTTTAGAAAAAAATTTACCAATAGGATCTGGATTAGGATCCAGTGCTTCTTCAATAGTCGCTAGTACTCTAGCATTAAATAAATTTTTTGAAACAAAATTATCCAAAAAAAAATTATTAAAAATTATGGGAAAATTAGAAGGATACATTTCAGGAAGTATACATTATGATAACGTTTCTCCTAGTTTTTTAGGGGGAGTACAACTTATTATTAATAAAAAAAAAATTAGTCAGAAAATTCCTATATTTAAAAATTGGTTATGGATTATTGCTTGGCCTGGTGTTCAATTATCTACATCAATTTCTCGCGATATTTTACCTCACAGATATTCTAGAGAAATTTGCGTTCAACAAAATCGAAATTTATCTACTTTTATTCATGCTTTATATACTAAACAAGAAAAATTAGCATTAAAAATGATGAAAGATTTAATTGCTGAACCATACCGAATACCTCTCTTAAAAAAATTTGATATTGTTAAAAAAAATCTTTTAAAAATAGGAGCTAAAACATGTCATATCTCTGGATCTGGACCAACAATTTTTTCAATCTGTAATAATTCTGAAATCGCAGAAATCTCCCAAATATGGTTAAAAAAAAATTTTTTAGAAAATAAAAAAGGATTTGTATATATTTGTAAAATTAATAATAATGGCGCAATACAACTAAGGTAA
- the grpE gene encoding nucleotide exchange factor GrpE, producing the protein MIQKEKTIKDIKKNDKSKILLKEEKKNLLTEEECQTKIQDLKNNLKNLKLRYYATLENIKKNTKKEISIIKNTIFKNFFKKLNPILQNIIEFLDYAKEKKKTKNPIIKGIYLTQKSFQKNLKIWKIELINQSNVSYNENIHQILDQSILQNPKKNKKNLIKILKNGYIIKKEIIQKAIVKIIE; encoded by the coding sequence ATGATACAAAAAGAAAAAACCATAAAAGATATAAAAAAAAATGATAAATCAAAAATTTTATTAAAAGAAGAAAAAAAAAATCTTTTAACAGAAGAAGAATGTCAAACTAAAATTCAAGATTTAAAAAATAATTTAAAAAATCTTAAATTAAGATATTACGCAACCCTAGAAAATATTAAAAAAAATACAAAAAAAGAAATTTCAATTATTAAAAATACAATATTTAAAAACTTTTTTAAAAAATTAAATCCTATACTCCAAAATATTATAGAATTTTTAGATTATGCAAAAGAAAAAAAAAAAACAAAAAATCCTATTATTAAAGGAATTTATTTAACTCAAAAATCTTTTCAAAAAAATTTAAAAATCTGGAAAATAGAACTTATTAATCAAAGTAATGTTTCATATAATGAAAATATACATCAAATTTTAGATCAATCAATACTACAAAATCCTAAAAAAAATAAGAAAAATCTTATAAAAATTTTAAAAAATGGTTATATAATTAAAAAAGAAATTATTCAAAAAGCTATAGTAAAAATTATAGAATAA
- the gyrA gene encoding DNA topoisomerase (ATP-hydrolyzing) subunit A gives MEENFKNITPVNIEKELKNSYLDYAMSVIIGRALPDVRDGLKPVHRRILFAMNILKNEWNKPHKKSARIVGDVIGKYHPHGDSAVYDAIVRMAQSFSLRYTLIDGQGNFGSIDGDSAAAMRYTEIRMSKIAHEMLCDLDKDTINFLPNYDGTEKIPEILPSKLPNLLINGSSGIAVGMATNIPPHNLREIINGCLAYIENNNISLKKLMKFIPGPDFPTAGIINGCSGIEEAYRTGRGKISIRSKNSLETNPKTKKKSIIIHEIPYQVNKTRLIKKISELIKDKKIEGISTIRDESDKDGMRIVIEMKKEAISDLILNQLYALTSLQISFGFNMVALCSGQPKILTLKNIIHEFFIHRQKIIFRRSQYELKKYKKRLHILKGFTIALSNIDKIIKIIKTSLTKKEANIKLKNISWKISKKYIHTFHEHKKNTLIYEKYFFSEKQINAILEIKLHKLTTLENRNIQKEYLFLKKETHKLIEILSTPHKLTSVIKKELLLLKKQFSDSRKTKILKNTAEILLEDLIPKENVVVTLSHSGYVKYQPITEYNAQKRGGKGKSAAKTKAEDYIQSLLVTNTHDTILCFSSRGIIYWMKVYQLPETSRHARGKPIVNLLPLNKTERITTILPLSKYPSSFNIFMATTYGYVKKTTLTQFKKPRNSGIIAIKLRENDELIGVSLTNGSNQVMLFTSKGKVVHFQEKTVRKMGRTAAGIKGMKIEKNDQVVSLLIPKKNDKILIVTENGFGKQTHIKEFPIKSRATKGIISIKVTPKNGVVIGALPIQKNDQIMMITNAGTLVRTRVSEVAILKRNTQGVILIRTTKKEKVVALQKVSDENI, from the coding sequence ATGGAAGAAAATTTTAAAAATATTACTCCCGTCAACATCGAAAAAGAATTAAAAAATTCATATTTAGATTATGCTATGTCAGTTATTATTGGTCGAGCCTTGCCCGATGTTAGGGATGGTTTAAAACCTGTGCATAGAAGAATTTTATTTGCTATGAATATATTAAAAAATGAATGGAATAAACCTCATAAAAAATCTGCTCGAATTGTAGGCGATGTTATTGGAAAATATCATCCGCATGGTGATTCCGCAGTATATGACGCAATCGTACGAATGGCTCAATCTTTTTCTTTACGTTATACACTAATTGACGGTCAAGGAAATTTTGGTTCAATTGATGGAGATTCTGCTGCCGCTATGAGGTATACTGAAATTAGAATGTCTAAAATAGCACATGAAATGTTATGTGATTTAGATAAAGATACAATTAATTTTTTACCTAATTATGATGGTACAGAAAAAATTCCTGAAATTTTACCTTCTAAATTACCTAATTTATTAATTAATGGATCTTCCGGTATTGCTGTAGGTATGGCTACTAACATACCACCTCATAATCTACGAGAAATTATTAATGGTTGTTTAGCTTATATAGAAAATAATAATATTTCTTTAAAAAAATTAATGAAATTTATTCCAGGACCAGATTTCCCGACTGCAGGTATTATTAATGGATGTTCAGGTATTGAAGAAGCTTATCGAACTGGTCGAGGAAAAATTTCTATACGTTCTAAAAATTCTTTAGAAACAAATCCAAAAACTAAAAAGAAATCTATTATTATTCATGAAATTCCATATCAAGTAAATAAAACACGATTAATAAAAAAAATTTCAGAATTAATTAAAGATAAAAAAATAGAAGGTATCTCTACAATAAGAGATGAATCTGATAAAGATGGAATGAGAATTGTTATTGAAATGAAAAAAGAAGCAATTTCAGATTTAATTCTCAATCAATTATATGCATTAACATCTTTACAAATTTCTTTTGGATTTAATATGGTCGCATTATGTTCCGGACAACCAAAAATTTTAACTTTAAAAAATATTATACATGAATTTTTTATTCATCGACAAAAAATAATTTTTCGTCGTTCTCAATATGAATTAAAAAAATACAAAAAAAGACTACATATTTTAAAAGGTTTTACAATTGCTTTATCTAATATTGATAAAATTATTAAAATTATAAAAACTTCTCTAACAAAAAAAGAAGCAAACATAAAATTAAAAAATATATCCTGGAAAATCTCTAAAAAATATATTCATACTTTTCATGAACACAAAAAAAACACACTAATTTACGAAAAATATTTTTTTAGTGAAAAACAAATTAACGCTATTTTAGAAATTAAATTACATAAATTAACCACATTAGAAAATCGAAATATTCAAAAAGAATATTTGTTTTTAAAAAAAGAAACGCATAAACTAATAGAAATTTTATCTACTCCTCACAAACTTACTTCAGTTATAAAAAAAGAATTATTACTTTTAAAAAAACAATTTTCAGATTCACGAAAAACAAAAATTTTAAAAAATACTGCAGAAATACTGCTGGAAGATTTAATTCCAAAAGAAAACGTCGTTGTTACTTTATCACATTCAGGATATGTAAAATATCAACCTATAACAGAATACAATGCTCAAAAAAGAGGAGGAAAAGGTAAATCTGCCGCAAAAACTAAAGCCGAAGATTATATTCAAAGTCTCTTAGTTACAAATACTCATGATACAATTTTATGTTTCTCTAGTCGTGGCATCATATATTGGATGAAAGTATACCAATTACCAGAAACTAGTCGACATGCTCGAGGAAAACCGATAGTAAATCTCTTACCATTAAATAAAACTGAAAGAATAACTACAATTTTACCACTATCTAAATATCCTTCTTCTTTTAATATTTTTATGGCTACTACATATGGATATGTTAAAAAAACAACATTAACACAATTTAAAAAACCAAGAAATTCCGGTATAATTGCTATTAAATTACGAGAAAATGATGAACTTATTGGAGTCTCTTTAACTAATGGTTCGAATCAAGTAATGTTATTTACATCTAAAGGAAAAGTTGTTCATTTTCAAGAAAAAACAGTAAGAAAAATGGGAAGAACAGCAGCTGGAATTAAAGGAATGAAAATTGAAAAAAATGATCAAGTAGTGTCTTTATTAATTCCTAAAAAAAATGACAAAATTTTAATTGTAACAGAAAATGGATTCGGAAAACAAACTCATATTAAAGAATTTCCTATAAAATCTCGCGCCACAAAAGGAATTATTTCTATTAAAGTCACTCCTAAAAATGGAGTTGTCATCGGTGCTTTACCAATACAAAAAAATGATCAAATAATGATGATTACAAACGCTGGAACTTTAGTAAGAACTAGAGTCTCTGAAGTTGCAATTTTAAAAAGAAATACACAAGGAGTAATTTTAATTCGAACTACAAAAAAAGAAAAAGTTGTTGCTTTACAAAAAGTTAGCGATGAAAATATATAA
- the pth gene encoding aminoacyl-tRNA hydrolase yields the protein MKDIKMIVGLGNPLKKFKNTRHNIGTFFIYYISKFYHVSLIFNKKFSGYTGTLILNNHKIHLFISDSFMNISGISVFLYANFYKILPEEILVIRDELDLKPGSLIVKYSQGHNGHNGMRNILQIFSKNHFFLQMHIGIGRPIFKSEICSYVLKYPTSLEIKKIDSVINKFLPYLSNLIFGKLLKTSKKFFLSI from the coding sequence TTGAAAGACATTAAAATGATTGTAGGATTAGGAAATCCTTTAAAAAAATTTAAAAATACCCGACATAATATTGGAACTTTTTTTATATATTATATTTCAAAATTTTATCATGTTTCTTTAATTTTTAACAAAAAATTTTCAGGTTATACGGGAACATTAATATTAAATAATCATAAAATTCATTTATTTATTTCTGATAGTTTTATGAATATTAGTGGCATTTCTGTTTTTTTATATGCAAATTTTTATAAAATTCTTCCAGAAGAAATATTAGTTATTCGTGATGAATTAGATTTAAAACCTGGTAGTTTGATAGTAAAATATAGTCAAGGTCATAATGGACATAATGGGATGAGAAATATTTTACAAATTTTTTCGAAAAATCATTTTTTTTTACAAATGCATATTGGAATAGGTCGTCCGATATTTAAAAGTGAGATTTGTTCATATGTTTTAAAATATCCAACTTCTTTAGAAATAAAAAAAATTGATAGTGTTATTAATAAATTTTTACCTTATTTATCTAATTTGATTTTTGGGAAATTATTAAAAACATCAAAAAAATTTTTTTTATCAATTTAA
- the grxD gene encoding Grx4 family monothiol glutaredoxin: protein MKKTIALIKNQIQKNLVLLYMKGTPECPSCGFSSQVVQILKNCKINYTFVNVLDNLNIRKYLPQYSQWPTFPQLWVKGELLGGCNIIVEMFQTGELLKVFKKYNVLKKD, encoded by the coding sequence ATGAAAAAAACTATTGCTCTTATTAAAAATCAAATACAAAAAAATTTAGTTTTATTGTATATGAAAGGTACTCCAGAATGTCCAAGTTGTGGTTTTTCTTCTCAAGTAGTTCAAATTTTGAAAAATTGTAAAATCAATTATACATTTGTTAATGTTTTAGATAATCTGAATATTCGAAAATATTTACCTCAATATTCGCAATGGCCTACTTTTCCACAATTATGGGTTAAAGGAGAATTACTTGGTGGCTGTAATATTATAGTAGAAATGTTTCAAACGGGAGAATTATTAAAAGTTTTTAAAAAATATAATGTTTTAAAGAAAGATTAG
- the ychF gene encoding redox-regulated ATPase YchF produces the protein MGLKCGIVGLPNVGKSLFFNLITESEVASKNFPFCTIKPNIGYSIIFDQRVEDIFKIIPSKKKIFSYLEIYDIAGLVKGASQGEGLGNHFLDNIKKTDAIIHVVRCFVDEKITHIYGRIDPIKDIEIINIELLLADLSLCKNLLFQVKKKVLENKNFEEKIKKILKRCYSCLKSGIFLFLLKFTNFELNIISRYGFLTLKPTVYLLNISEDRKKNVCLKKVLSFIKKLKCFSIKIKLFLEKLENQKNLNNFKKKDLSFKKYNNSLKKIVRIGYKLLFLKTFFTVGIKEIKAWTIHIDATAKDAAHMIHSDIGKGFIRAEIISYQDFIKYKGKNGAKKFGKLRYEGKKYILKDGDIVNILFHI, from the coding sequence GTGGGTTTAAAATGTGGAATTGTAGGATTACCAAATGTTGGAAAATCTTTATTTTTTAATTTAATTACTGAATCAGAAGTAGCTTCAAAAAATTTTCCTTTTTGTACTATCAAACCTAATATTGGTTATTCTATTATTTTTGATCAGAGAGTTGAAGATATTTTTAAGATTATTCCTTCAAAAAAAAAAATTTTTTCTTATCTTGAAATTTATGATATTGCTGGATTAGTTAAAGGAGCTTCTCAAGGAGAAGGATTAGGTAATCATTTTTTAGATAATATAAAAAAAACAGATGCCATTATTCATGTGGTAAGATGTTTTGTGGATGAAAAAATTACTCATATTTATGGAAGAATTGATCCAATAAAAGATATTGAAATTATTAATATAGAATTATTATTAGCGGATTTATCTCTTTGTAAAAATTTATTATTTCAAGTTAAAAAAAAAGTTTTAGAAAATAAAAATTTTGAAGAAAAAATTAAAAAAATATTAAAACGTTGTTATTCTTGTTTAAAATCTGGAATTTTTTTATTTTTATTAAAATTTACAAATTTTGAATTGAATATCATATCTAGATATGGTTTTTTAACTTTAAAGCCTACAGTATATCTTTTAAATATTTCAGAAGATAGAAAGAAAAACGTTTGTTTAAAAAAAGTATTAAGCTTTATTAAAAAATTAAAATGTTTTTCTATAAAAATTAAATTATTTTTAGAAAAATTAGAAAATCAAAAAAATTTAAATAATTTTAAAAAAAAAGATTTGAGTTTTAAAAAATATAATAATTCTTTAAAAAAGATTGTACGTATAGGATATAAATTATTATTTTTAAAGACTTTTTTTACTGTAGGTATTAAAGAAATAAAAGCGTGGACTATTCATATTGATGCTACAGCAAAAGATGCTGCACATATGATACATAGTGATATTGGAAAAGGATTTATACGGGCTGAAATTATTTCTTATCAAGATTTTATTAAATATAAGGGTAAAAATGGTGCTAAAAAATTCGGAAAGTTACGTTATGAAGGTAAAAAATATATTTTAAAAGATGGTGACATTGTTAATATTTTATTTCATATATAA
- the rnt gene encoding ribonuclease T, which yields MPIKNEKKFSLCYRFRGFFPVVIDIESAGFHAQTDALLEIAIITLKMNENGWLQPDEKLHFHIQPFKGSLIQAESVAFNKIDPFNPLRGAISEYKAIKKIFTLVHQEIKKNHCKRAIIVAHNANFDHTFLMAAIERTGISKNPFHPFTTFDTASLSGLILGQTVLAKACKISGIPFDTNQAHSALYDTTQTALLFCELVNRWKRLGGWPPNINHFKKI from the coding sequence ATGCCAATAAAAAATGAAAAAAAATTTTCATTATGTTATAGATTTAGAGGATTTTTTCCTGTAGTAATTGATATTGAAAGTGCTGGATTTCATGCTCAAACTGATGCATTATTAGAAATAGCTATTATTACATTAAAAATGAATGAAAATGGATGGTTACAACCAGACGAAAAATTACATTTTCATATCCAACCTTTTAAAGGGTCACTAATACAAGCCGAATCTGTAGCTTTTAATAAAATTGATCCTTTTAATCCATTACGAGGCGCAATCAGTGAATATAAAGCAATAAAAAAAATTTTTACATTAGTTCATCAAGAAATTAAAAAAAATCACTGCAAAAGAGCTATTATTGTAGCACATAATGCCAATTTTGATCATACTTTTTTAATGGCTGCTATAGAAAGAACCGGAATTTCAAAAAATCCATTTCATCCATTTACAACTTTTGATACAGCATCCTTAAGTGGATTAATTTTAGGACAAACAGTGTTAGCTAAAGCTTGTAAAATATCCGGGATTCCATTTGACACAAATCAAGCTCATTCAGCATTATATGATACCACACAAACTGCTTTATTATTTTGTGAATTGGTTAATCGTTGGAAAAGATTAGGCGGATGGCCACCTAATATTAATCATTTTAAAAAAATCTAA